The Prunus persica cultivar Lovell chromosome G8, Prunus_persica_NCBIv2, whole genome shotgun sequence genome includes a region encoding these proteins:
- the LOC18768797 gene encoding uncharacterized protein LOC18768797, with the protein MLSIPDTPREDFLHRFSLLSFFCWEIWKTRCDFVFKGTNPDPRLVNIKRANDSYREFWEANTCFSRLSGSRTSPSSPYVGRDRWLPPHANAIKVIFYGAWSPSTSHGGIGVIARDDCGTWRGGTASPISCNSALVAEAAAALYAVSYAITRDFSKVLFESDCKVFVDSILGNHGNYAWTILPILDEICSLSQHFDEVRWKWVPRSANRAAHKSATIGLRAMELQSWVIRPPLSLVGVLNSDGLPCPPVGSSLLN; encoded by the coding sequence ATGTTATCAATCCCGGATACTCCCCGTGAGGATTTCTTGCATCGCTTTTCTCTTCTTAGTTTCTTCTGCtgggaaatttggaaaactcgaTGTGACTTTGTTTTTAAAGGCACCAATCCCGACCCAAGGCTGGTTAATATTAAGCGGGCCAATGACTCTTACAGAGAATTCTGGGAAGCCAACACCTGTTTCTCTAGGCTTTCTGGTTCAAGAACTTCCCCCTCCTCCCCTTATGTTGGCAGAGACAGATGGCTCCCTCCACATGCTAATGCAATCaaagttattttttatggGGCCTGGTCTCCTAGTACTTCTCATGGCGGTATTGGGGTTATTGCTCGTGATGATTGTGGTACATGGAGGGGTGGAACCGCTTCTCCAATCTCCTGTAATTCTGCTCTTGTTGCAGAAGCTGCTGCTGCGCTCTATGCAGTCTCTTATGCAATCACTAGAGATTTCTCCAAGGTGTTGTTTGAATCTGACTGCAAAGTTTTTGTGGATAGTATTCTTGGGAATCACGGAAACTACGCTTGGACTATCCTTCCAATTCTTGACGAAATTTGTAGTCTTTCTCAACATTTCGATGAGGTGCGGTGGAAGTGGGTGCCAAGATCAGCAAATCGTGCCGCTCACAAGTCTGCGACCATAGGTTTAAGAGCTATGGAACTGCAAAGTTGGGTCATTCGACCACCATTGTCTCTTGTTGGGGTCCTGAATTCTGATGGTTTGCCTTGTCCCCCAGTTGGGTCATCTCTCTTGAACTAG